Proteins encoded by one window of Arachis hypogaea cultivar Tifrunner chromosome 1, arahy.Tifrunner.gnm2.J5K5, whole genome shotgun sequence:
- the LOC112703148 gene encoding transcription factor bHLH148 produces MASTTVVSNPAPTSTDRSRDSKRKKKKKLQKEYLQSHFKWKSQAQQQIYSSKLHQALARVNLASTSVPRRGKAVREAADRVLATTAKGKTRWSRAILANRRLKLKFSKQHKRQRVAQPALTRSKKPRVSVLRLKGKKNLPAVQRKLRFLARLVPGCRKEPVPVILEEAIDYIPALEMQVRAMAALLNLLSGSGSGAAASDSSSGAGTSSAPPS; encoded by the coding sequence ATGGCCTCAACAACGGTGGTGTCAAACCCAGCACCAACAAGCACGGACCGGTCACGTGActcaaagaggaagaagaagaagaaactgcAGAAAGAATATCTTCAGAGTCACTTCAAATGGAAATCGCAAGCGCAGCAACAAATTTATTCCTCCAAGCTCCACCAGGCCTTAGCGAGAGTCAACCTCGCCTCCACCTCCGTCCCCCGCCGCGGAAAGGCCGTCCGAGAAGCCGCGGACAGAGTCCTCGCCACCACAGCTAAAGGCAAAACACGGTGGAGCCGCGCCATACTCGCCAACCGCAGGCTCAAGCTCAAGTTCTCCAAACAGCACAAGAGACAGAGAGTGGCGCAGCCTGCGCTCACCCGATCCAAGAAGCCACGTGTCAGCGTTTTACGCCTCAAAGGGAAGAAGAACTTACCGGCTGTGCAGAGGAAACTCAGGTTCTTGGCGCGACTCGTTCCCGGTTGCCGGAAAGAACCTGTGCCGGTCATTCTCGAAGAGGCCATCGATTACATACCGGCGCTTGAGATGCAAGTCAGAGCCATGGCTGCTCTTCTCAACCTTCTCTCCGGCTCCGGCTCCGGCGCCGCCGCCTCAGACTCCTCTTCCGGCGCCGGCACAAGCTCGGCGCCGCCAAGCTGA